The Paenibacillus sp. FSL R7-0345 DNA segment TTGACAGGACTGCCGCCGGCATATACGTTTATCGGTCAGTTGGATCCTTTCAGAGACGAAACCATAACTTACGTAGCCAGACTGGCGCAAGCCGGGGTGTCGGTCGAGTTCCATCTGTATCCGGGATGTTTCCATGGTTTTGATGCCATCTTCAACGATACAGAAGTCAGCAGGCAAGCTAGAAGTGGATGCATAGAGGTATTAAGAAAAGCTTTTAAACAATCGAATAAGGAGTAGATGGATGTGGCATTTTTTCAAGTGAATTTCTACTCGAAAACGTTGAAAAGATTGGTTTCTCTAAATGCCCTGATTCCGGTAGATACATTTGGGATTCCGGGTCAGGAAATGATTGAGCGGGGACCTATGAAATCACTGTACCTTTTGCATGGCTACTCCGGGAATCACATGGATTGGGTGGGCGGCACCAACATTCAAGAATTATCCCTGCTCCATAATATCGCTGTATTCATGCCTTCCGGAGAAAATAATTTTTACTTGGACGATACAGATAAAGGAGAATTGCATGCAGAATTTGTGGGCAACGAGCTCCTTGAATTTACCCGTAACGTATTCCCTATTTCCGCTAAGAGGGAGGATACCTTTATAGGCGGGTTATCCATGGGCGGATTTGGAGCGCTGCGTAATGGATTAAAATACTCGCACAATTTCAGCGGAATCATAGCTTTGTCTTCGGCATTAATCACGAAGAATATTGCCGGTATACCTGTTGATTTTAAGGACGCAATTGCGGACTATAACTACTATAAAAGAGTCTTCGGAGATTTGAACAAACTCATGGGAAGCGATAAAGATCCTGAAGAATTACTTCTCCGTTTAAAAAGGGCCAATGCGACCATTCCTAAAATATTTATGGCTTGCGGAACAGAAGATTTTTTATTGAGTGAAAACCGGGATTATCATAGCTTCCTTATGAAACAAGGGGTTGAACATACCTATGTTGAAGCTCCGGGAGTCCATAATTGGGTGTTCTGGAATGAGTTTATTGAGAAAGGCATCAAGTGGATGCTTCGCTAAACCATCTGTATATTATGCTGGACAAATCATTGGGAGGGCGTGTGAGCGAATGCTGCTTGAAGCGGAGTTAGTTCTGGAGCTTACTGTGGAACTGGGTGAAACCTTGGACGTTGGTAATACCCCTAATGGATTCCTAAGATTAATTCCAATAACCGGCGGAGGCTTTGCGGGGCCGGAAATCAAGGGAAGGATTCTTCCGGGAGGATATGATTGGAATACTACGCTAAATGATGGCAGGGCACATGCATTTGCCAAATATGCGCTTCAAACGGATGACGGTGTCTATATCTCCATCGAAAATGAAGGCTATCTAAGTTCTGGAATTCACAATAGTGCAATTCAAACGACACCGCGGTTTCAAGTGACGGATGGAAAGTACGACTGGCTGAGAAGCGGGGTTTTCGCAGGTAGCCTGGAAGCGGGCCAAACCGAAGTGCCCAGTGTATGCATAAAAATATATAAACTGAAATAGGTGTGAAGATGATTGAATTTGGAGACACGCTTACTTTTACAGATAGAAAGAATGATGTCTTGGCCATTGGTGAACTCTTGATCGATATGATCTCTGATGAATACGGCGATAACTTCGAGTCCGGTACCTATAAAAGGTTCTTTGGAGGGTCTCCGGCCAACATTGCCATGAATACGGGGCGACTTGGAATACACTCTCAGCTTGCTTCTGCCGTTGGTAAAGATGCGTTGGGGAATTTTTTGATCCATCAAATGCAATTTGCCGGCATAGATGCAAGCCTTATTCAACAGGTCGATTATTCCACGAGTATGGTCATGGTAACTAAAAGCGTAAGCACCCCGGTCCCGATATTCTATAGGGGTGCTGACTATTATTTATCCTTTACAGATGAACTGGATAAGGCCATAAAGAACTCCAAAATTGTTCATTTCTCATGCTGGCCTATTTCCAGAATTCCTGTTCGTCATACCATAGAGAAAGTTATCGATCAGGCTCAAAGAACCGGTTCTTTGATCTGCTTCGATCCAAACTATCATCCGTTGCTCTGGGAAAAGAATGAGGACGGAATTGAATATATCAAATCCCTTATCAAAAAGGTGGATATCGTGAAACCTTCCGAGGATGACGCGGAAAGATTGTTCGGGAAGGACAACCCCCTCAATCAGATAGACAAATTTCTTAAGCTCGGCGCTAAGCTTGTGGTTATGACGCTGGGAAAAGAAGGCGCTATTGTCTCTAACGGTAAGGAAACCATTCAATTCGATACTCTGGCGGATCAGATTGTGGACACTACTGGTGCAGGGGATGCATTCTGGTCAGGTTTTTATGCAGCCTTGGTGAAAGGATACACCCTTCAACAGTCTATCACCCTTGGTTTTGCAGTAAGCGCATATAAACTGAAGTTTCTTGGAGCTGTTGTAGACTTGCCAAAGCTGGATAAAATAAAACAAATGTATAGTTTATAGAGGATAACCAGGAGAGGAGAACGGGCATGGCGGTAAAAAACAAGGTGCAGCTAATTACTTATCCTGACTCTTTGGGGGGAGATCTGAGAACGCTCCATGATATTTTAATAAAGTATTTCTCGGATATATTTAAAGGGGGAATTCATATTCTCCCGCCATTCCCATCCTCCGGAGACCGGGGGTTTGCTCCACTTACTTACCTTGAGATCGATCCGGCATTCGGAACTTGGGAGGATATTAACGAGATCGGCGAAACCTTCGATGTGCTGGTTGATTTGATGGTCAATCATATTTCCAGGCAGTCCAAGTATTTTCAGGACTTTTTAGAAAAGGGCCGAAAATCGGAATATGCTGATCTGTTCATTACTCTGGATAAGGTCTGGGAAGACGGACAACCCGTTGAAGAGGATATCAGCAAAATGTTTTTGCGCAGACCCCTTCCCTATTCCAGCTTCAAGATTGCGGACACAGGTGAGGAAGAGACGGTATGGACGACTTTTGGCAAGAGTGATCCTTCGGAGCAGATTGATTTGGATATCCATTCCAATCAGGTTAGACAACTTTTTTCGCTATTCTTTGAAAACTTCAGCAAGCACAATGTGAAAATAGTCCGGTTGGATGCGGTAGGCTATATTATCAAAAAACTCGGAACGAGCTGCTTTTTTGTTGAACCGGAAATTTATGAATTTCTTGATTGGATCAAGGAGCTGGCAAGCTCATATGGAATTGAACTTCTGCCGGAAGTTCATGCTCATTATTCCATCCAGTACAAACTGGCTGAACACGGTTTCTGGATTTATGACTTCGTTCTGCCATACATGATACTGGATACCTTCATAAACCAATCCAATGAAAAGCTATTCGGTTATTTGAAAAACAGACCCGCCAAACAGTTTACCATGCTCGATTGTCATGATGGTATTCCCGTCAAGCCGGATATGGATGGTCTGATCGATCCCGCAGAGGCTAAAAAGCTTGTTGATGTATGTGTCGGAAGAGGCTCGAACTTAAGCTTGATTCTGTCGGATGAGCACAAGTCGGGTGATGGCTTTGATGTTCACCAGATCCGCTGCTCCTACTATTCAGTGTTGAACAATGATGGCGACGCCTACTTGGCCGCGCGATCCATTCAATTTTTTGTGCCGGGGATACCACAAGTCTATTACGTAGGACTTTTAGCTGGTGAGAACGATATGGAAGCGGTGAAGAAATCCGGAGAAGGACGTGAAATTAATCGTCATAACTTCACTGTGGAAGAGGTTGAAGAGGTAATTCAGAAGGATGTGGTGCAAAGGCTCCTGCAACTGATTCGTTTCAGAAATGAGTATGATGCATTTAATGGAGAGTTTAGCATAGCGGAGTGTCCTCAGGATGAAGTCCGGCTCTCCTGGAAAAAAGAGAAGACTTGGTGCGAATTAAATATCGATTTAAATACAAATAAGACTGTAATAAAGTATGTAGATGATAGCGGTATGGAGAACCGTTATGTGGTATAAATTAGGTAGAAAAGACACCTTGAGGGTGTCTTTTTCATTTTTTATTGGCTGGCGTGGCTGTTGGAACGGAGGGAAATTGAATGTGCTGGAGATGAACGTGGCGGTTGAAAATTAGGGGTGCATATGTTCGCAAAAATCGTTTATTTTCCTAAAATTTTGTGTATAATAAAGCTGACTGACCAACTTATTCCAAAGGGGATGAAGCATGATGTCAATCGGTTTGAACCCGTATTTTGTTTTTAATGGAAACAGAGGAGACGGAGGCGCGGGAGATTTTTGCTGCGCTGGGTGACGGCGGTCAGGTGGTCATGCCTCTGCAGAAGACGGATTGGAGCCCTTTGTATGGGATTGTAAAGGACAGGTTCGGTGTTACTTTTCAGGTGAATGTAAGTAACTAAGGAGGAATGATTGTGACCAAAGTAAAACAGACCATTGTGCCGCACCTATGGTATGACAAAGAAGCGGTAGAAGCCGCTAATTTTTACGCATCTGTTTTCCCCGAATCTAAGGTGACTAGCGTTACGCAACTTCATGACACGCCGTCCGGTGACTGTGATCAGGTTTCTTTTGAGATATGGGGACAGAAGTTTATGGCGATCAGTGCGGGGCCGTACTTCAAGTTAAACCCGTCGGTTTCTTTCTTCGTTAATTTTGATCCGTCACGCGATAAGGATGCAGCTGAGAAAATAGATGAGGTCTGGAACAAATTATCTGAAGGCGGACAAGCATTAATGCCGCTTGATAAATATCCGTTCAGTGAGCGGTACGGCTGGATTCAGGATAAATTCGGTGTGTCCTGGCAGCTGATGCTTACGAATCCGGAGGGCGAGGAGCGGCCGGCTATTATTCCGTCGTTTCTGTTTGTGGGTGATCAGTGCGGCAAGGCGGAAGAGGCGATGTCTCTTTATTTATCCGTATTTGGCAACTCGCGGCAGGGATCGGTCGCCCGCTACCCCAAAGGCTCGGAGCCTGACCGGGAAGGAACGATTATGTTCGCTGACTTCATGCTGGAGAATCAGTGGTTCACCGCAATGGACAGCGCGCATGAGCATAAATTCAGCTTCAACGAGGCCATCTCCTTTATGGTGAAATGCGATTCGCAAGAGGAAATTGACCACTACTGGGAGAGGCTGTCTGCCGTTCCGGAGGCTGAACAGTGCGGCTGGCTGAAGGATAAGTTCGGCGTGTCCTGGCAGATTGTTCCTTCTGCGCTGGATGAGCTGCTGGGAAAAGGAACACCTGAGCAAATGGAGCGGGTTACAAAGGCTTTTTTGCAGATGAAAAAGTTCGATCTTGCAGCCTTGCATAGGGCTTATAATGGCGAGTAGATGCACAGTACCTGTCGTATACCGGAGGAAATGATATAGTAAGGATGAGAAGCGGCGGGAGGTAGAACTCTTACCGCTTTTTTGGTGCGCCGGAGCATTTTCAACGGAAATTCAAAATAGTATCAAACGATCTAAAAAGTCCAATATAAGCTAATAAGCATCAGTGGAAATGGTTAAGAGGGAGATGAGTCACGGTTCACTTCAGAAAACATCCTAAATATTCGCTAAAATTGATAGCATTATGCTTTTAACATTCACTTTTGATACAAAATCAAAAATGACTATAGAAATCAGTAGCCATGATTTACAAGGGAATCTGTAAGGGCTTACAATCTGACATATCTTTGCTGATGCAAGAAGATCTGGATTCGGTCCAATACATCTATAGAGAAGCGAGGTGGGGCAGGAGCGAAAGCGATTCATTTATACTAATTCATATTGAAAACGCTTAATTATGAAGGACCGGAGAGCAAGCTTTCTCAGCAGGACTTGGCAGCTTCATGATTTTACGACGAGGAGTGAAGGTATTGAAGAGCAAGCTCAAAAAGTACATGTCTGTCGTTCTCACAGTTTCTATGGCATTTATGCTGATGCCCTCTGCGGTTTTGGGTGCGCCGCAAGGCGGCGGTAACGCAACTGCAGCTGCCGCTTTGACACAAGTAGGCGGTGTACTGGATTTTGAAGATGGCGAGTTAACAGGCACTGTAACCGGCGCTCCGGCAACCATAGGACCCGGGTCCGTTACGGTAGCAGTTTATGAATCTAACAAGGCACTCCGCGTTCAGCCTCCATCTGATACAGATTCAAATGAGGCCAAACAAGCCAGCTACTGGTGGACTCTTCCCTTAAACAGCGGTGAGTATGACCTGACCGGCAAAGATCAGGTTGAAGTATCCTTTGACTGGTGGGCTGATATTACCCGTCCAAGTGCCAACTCGCTTGATGTACGTCTTAATGACGGTACGGATCAAGTGGTAACGCTGCGGACTGCCGGAGGCGGGACAAATGCGGACTCACCGGCGACCATATCCTATTACGCCGGCAATATGAATGCGGCTAATGCTCCGGCAACAGGAGCGTCTGTTACTGCGCTAACAGGCGTGCCGCGACTGACCAAACTTTCAGCGACCCTGAGCCTTGATCTCCTGGCTCAAGTGGCAACAATCAGCGTTACTGACGGCGCTTCAAGGGTGTATACCACGCCTCAGCCGATAGCCATAGGCTCCGATAAACTGACCAGCCTGAGCATCGGTGCAAGCCGGGCAAGCGGACAGAACTGGGCAAGATTTAACGCGGTTACAGGTGTTGACTGGAATGAAGATACCTATGGCATGCGTGTTGACAATATCCTGTTCAAGGCAGCTTCGACCGGAGGCGTTAAACCGGTTATTAACCCAGGTGAGTTAACAATATCTCCGGCTTCTACTGCCAATCTGGAATATGGGGAAGGTTCTCTTGCCGATAAGCATTCAGCCACATTCAGCGCGGTTGTAATGCCTATTAATGCAACAGACCGGACGTTTACATGGTCGATCAGTGACGAGAAGATTGCTGCGATAACGGTAAATCCGGATAACAGTGTAACGATAACGGGGGTCGGTGCAGGCGAGGCCACTCTTACGGCTGTATCCGTTATGGACAGCTCGGTCAAGAGCAGTGTGCCGATCAAGGTTAAATATGTTCCTTCCGTTACTGAGCCGGCTCCGGACTTTTCTGCACTGTTGGCGGAGGGATACACACAGGAATTCGGGAGTAACTTTGCCGCTGGCGGAGAAGCTCCGCTATGGATATTTGCAGGCGGTACCTACCATACGCTTGCCAGAGAAGATGCTCCTCAGGTTAATAATTATTTCCGGTTTGACGCTTCCGGTTCAGGCAACCGCGGCGGTAAGGGGGATTTACCTCACGCCGTTTCCGGCAGCAAGGTCTATGTTAACTTAGACTGGAAGGTTCCGGCAGTTAACACCCTGCAGAATACGTTTAACCTGAGCTTCCAGGACGGTTCTAACGTTCTGCTTAGCTTAAGAACAGGTACTTATAACGGGGCAAGAACAATAGGTGCGTTTGCAGGGAGCCTGCCAGGGCCGACCGGGCCTAATCCGGCTAACTTCTGGAGTACTGACCGTTACCATGCGTTTACGTATAACGAGGTGAATACATGGTATACAGTCGGTGTAGAGTTTGATTTTGATACAATGCTCGCTACGGTTTCCCTTGTTCCAAGAGATGCTGCTGAAGCAGTGCCTTCGGTGCTGACTATTCCTTTTGAAGGAAGCCAGATCAGCTCGTTTGTCCTTACAGGTGAGCGTGCAGGCGGAAATAACGTGAGTGTAGTGGATAATGGCGTCGATAATTTGTACTTCTTTACTAAACAGCTTTCAGCGGACACGATAGTCGAAGTGCTGCCGTATGAATTCTTGCCGGTACTTCCGGAAACAGCAGACAGCAATACATTGGAGAGCTGGTTCAAGACCGTATACATCGGGGATGTGACTGACGAGGCAGGGCTTGATCTGCCGGCAACGGTTAAGGTTAAGCTCGCGGACGGCACAACTGCCGAGGTAGGCGTAACCTGGGCTTTAACGGAAGCCCCATGGTCTACAGCGGCTGCAGATCTGGTTTATAAGGCAGATAAACAGGGCGTATTTTCCTATGCCGGGACACTTACCAGTGTTCCTGACGTAGCGGTTAACAGAATGGGATTAAAGGCGAAGCTGTACATCGAGAACCGGCATAAAGACAAGGTTACTGCGGAGCCGATCTCAATGGAGTGGCTGGACAGAGGTGTGGTAGCCGTTCCGGTGAACAGCGGCGACGGTGTGCTTGTGACATGGCGCCTGCTGTCCTCTGAATACAACAAAGGCTTAACCTTTAATGTCTACAGAAACGGCGATAAGATTAACACGTCACCGGTTACTGTACTGGATTATGTGGATGCAGGCGGTAAAACCGGAGACAGATACGAAGTAGAGACTATAAACACTGGCTCGATGAGCAAGCCTGCAACAGCGTGGGCTAACAATTATGTAGATATTCCGCTTCAGAGACCGGCTGATCGTCCTAACCCGGCTCTGGCTTACGGTGCGACATCTAATGCCGACCCGATTACCTACACAGCCAATGACACATCTGTAGCGGATATTAACGATGATGGCCAGTATGAGATTCTTGTAAAATGGTATCCGTCCCAGGCCCAGGATCCGGGTCTTGCAAACCGGCATACCGGGGAAACCATTTTCGATGCCTATACGCTTGAAGGGAAATTGCTATGGAGAATCAACCTGGGTATCAATATCGTGTCCAGCGCCCATCACAGCGCATTTAACTTCTATGATCTGGATCAGGACGGAAAAGCGGAATTTTCAGTTAAGACAGCAGACGGAACCAGGGGTTATCTGCCTAAAGCGGACGGTACCATTGATGATCTGACTGATACTCCGGCTTGGGTATTGGGTGACCCGGAAGCGGTATGGGTAGGCAGCCTTCAGAATCCGGCAAAGGATAATCAGGTCAACAATACGGCGCTGGGCAGAGTTGCGTCTGGTCCGGAAACCTTTACGGTGTTTAACGGGGAAACCGGCAAACCGGTTGATACCGTTGATTATTTTGCACCGTACAGCATTAGCTCAAACTGGGGCGATAACAACAATAACCGCAGCGACCGCTTCAACGGAGCCGTTGCCTATATGCCGAAGAACGGCGAATATGGCGCAGAGCCTTATCCTACCGTTATTGAGGTGCGCGCTCACTACGGCCCGCAGTATGTAGCGGCATACCAGTTTATTGACGGTAAAATAGTGGAGATCTGGACGTTCACGCTGGCTGACTGGAACGCCGGCAGCAATCAGGGTAATCACAATGTTAAGGTGGCTGATCTGGATTTTGACGGCTATAACGAGGTTGTCCTTGGCGGCATCACAATTGATCAGGACGGAACGATTGTATGGAGCACCAACGGAACGAGAGGTACAGTAGCCGGAGGTCATGGTGACGCGCTGCATGTTGCCACGATGGTACCGGACAGCAACGAAATTTATGTTTTCCAGCCGCATGAAGCCAGTCCGCCAAACAATGTAACGCTGGTTCGCGGTTCCACAGGGGAGGCAGTGTGGACCTATTCAGCGAACTTAGGCGATGTTGGACGCGGCGTTGCAGCTAACGTAACTCCTTTACCGGGCTTTGAGGTGTGGGCGATAGGGACGCCTATGTACAATATTATGAACGGCAAAGTCATTACTGCTGATGTCGGCGGGATCGGCGTTGCTAACAAGGCGCCTGTTAACTTCATCCTGTATTGGGATGGAGATCTGCTGAGCGAGTTCTTTGACGGGCCTGATAACAACAATTCAACAGCCGCTCCAGCGATCACGAAATTCAACTATGATGTGACAACTGGGCAGAGCGAGCTTACAACGCTGCAGACCCTGACCGGAACCTATTCCAACAACGGGACCAAGGCGAATCCGGGCCTGATTGCCGATATATTCGGTGACTGGCGTGATGAAGTGCTTGTCCGCACCGATGACAATAATGCGCTGAGAATCTACACGACGGACATTCCAACGGATAATGTAATCTACACGCTGATGCATGATCCGCAGTACCGCCTGGCCGCTAACTCTCAGAACGCTATGTACAACCAGCCGGCGCATTTGAGCTTTTATCTGGGTGAAGACATCCGGGATGAGGTTCAGAACATGCAGCTTCCGGTGTCTAACATCTACTACACTGCAGAAGCTGACGTTACCCCGGCAGAGAATTCTGTTCTCTCTGTAACAGAGGCAACGTACTATACGAACGCGGGCGCTGACCTCACGGTAACGGTGACATTAAACGGCAACACGCTTACCGGGATCAAAAAAGGCGATTCTGCACTTGCTGATACCGACTACAGCCTGGATACTGTAACGCCGGATGGCAAACAGACGGTTACAATCAAGAGAAGCTATTTGGCAACACTGTCTAATGGTGATGTCCTGACCTTCGTGTTCAGTGCAGGGAAGTTTGCGAAGCTGAAGATTACGGTGACGACACAAGAGGTCTCTATTCCGGGATCAAACCCAGGATCAAACCCGGTTACTCCGACACCAACCCCGGGCCCTGCAGCGGGCTCAGGAACAGGTACCGGTTCTGCAGTGCAGACACCTACTCCGGAGAAGCCGATTTTAAAGAGCACCCTTGTGAACGCAGAGCAGACTAAGGCTAAGCTGCAGCAGGCACTGCAAGCAAATCAGCCGGTCAGCTTCTCAGACGTACCACAAACGCATTGGGCAGCAAAAGCAATCCGTTTAGCTTCACAGCTTGGCATCGTCGAAGGTATGCTTAACGGCGAGTTCAAGGGATCAAATCAAGTAACCCGGGCTGAATTCACTGCGATGATCGTCCGGACGTTGGGCATTG contains these protein-coding regions:
- the gtfA gene encoding sucrose phosphorylase, which encodes MAVKNKVQLITYPDSLGGDLRTLHDILIKYFSDIFKGGIHILPPFPSSGDRGFAPLTYLEIDPAFGTWEDINEIGETFDVLVDLMVNHISRQSKYFQDFLEKGRKSEYADLFITLDKVWEDGQPVEEDISKMFLRRPLPYSSFKIADTGEEETVWTTFGKSDPSEQIDLDIHSNQVRQLFSLFFENFSKHNVKIVRLDAVGYIIKKLGTSCFFVEPEIYEFLDWIKELASSYGIELLPEVHAHYSIQYKLAEHGFWIYDFVLPYMILDTFINQSNEKLFGYLKNRPAKQFTMLDCHDGIPVKPDMDGLIDPAEAKKLVDVCVGRGSNLSLILSDEHKSGDGFDVHQIRCSYYSVLNNDGDAYLAARSIQFFVPGIPQVYYVGLLAGENDMEAVKKSGEGREINRHNFTVEEVEEVIQKDVVQRLLQLIRFRNEYDAFNGEFSIAECPQDEVRLSWKKEKTWCELNIDLNTNKTVIKYVDDSGMENRYVV
- a CDS encoding DUF3237 domain-containing protein, yielding MLLEAELVLELTVELGETLDVGNTPNGFLRLIPITGGGFAGPEIKGRILPGGYDWNTTLNDGRAHAFAKYALQTDDGVYISIENEGYLSSGIHNSAIQTTPRFQVTDGKYDWLRSGVFAGSLEAGQTEVPSVCIKIYKLK
- a CDS encoding sugar kinase, with the protein product MIEFGDTLTFTDRKNDVLAIGELLIDMISDEYGDNFESGTYKRFFGGSPANIAMNTGRLGIHSQLASAVGKDALGNFLIHQMQFAGIDASLIQQVDYSTSMVMVTKSVSTPVPIFYRGADYYLSFTDELDKAIKNSKIVHFSCWPISRIPVRHTIEKVIDQAQRTGSLICFDPNYHPLLWEKNEDGIEYIKSLIKKVDIVKPSEDDAERLFGKDNPLNQIDKFLKLGAKLVVMTLGKEGAIVSNGKETIQFDTLADQIVDTTGAGDAFWSGFYAALVKGYTLQQSITLGFAVSAYKLKFLGAVVDLPKLDKIKQMYSL
- a CDS encoding S-layer homology domain-containing protein, translating into MKSKLKKYMSVVLTVSMAFMLMPSAVLGAPQGGGNATAAAALTQVGGVLDFEDGELTGTVTGAPATIGPGSVTVAVYESNKALRVQPPSDTDSNEAKQASYWWTLPLNSGEYDLTGKDQVEVSFDWWADITRPSANSLDVRLNDGTDQVVTLRTAGGGTNADSPATISYYAGNMNAANAPATGASVTALTGVPRLTKLSATLSLDLLAQVATISVTDGASRVYTTPQPIAIGSDKLTSLSIGASRASGQNWARFNAVTGVDWNEDTYGMRVDNILFKAASTGGVKPVINPGELTISPASTANLEYGEGSLADKHSATFSAVVMPINATDRTFTWSISDEKIAAITVNPDNSVTITGVGAGEATLTAVSVMDSSVKSSVPIKVKYVPSVTEPAPDFSALLAEGYTQEFGSNFAAGGEAPLWIFAGGTYHTLAREDAPQVNNYFRFDASGSGNRGGKGDLPHAVSGSKVYVNLDWKVPAVNTLQNTFNLSFQDGSNVLLSLRTGTYNGARTIGAFAGSLPGPTGPNPANFWSTDRYHAFTYNEVNTWYTVGVEFDFDTMLATVSLVPRDAAEAVPSVLTIPFEGSQISSFVLTGERAGGNNVSVVDNGVDNLYFFTKQLSADTIVEVLPYEFLPVLPETADSNTLESWFKTVYIGDVTDEAGLDLPATVKVKLADGTTAEVGVTWALTEAPWSTAAADLVYKADKQGVFSYAGTLTSVPDVAVNRMGLKAKLYIENRHKDKVTAEPISMEWLDRGVVAVPVNSGDGVLVTWRLLSSEYNKGLTFNVYRNGDKINTSPVTVLDYVDAGGKTGDRYEVETINTGSMSKPATAWANNYVDIPLQRPADRPNPALAYGATSNADPITYTANDTSVADINDDGQYEILVKWYPSQAQDPGLANRHTGETIFDAYTLEGKLLWRINLGINIVSSAHHSAFNFYDLDQDGKAEFSVKTADGTRGYLPKADGTIDDLTDTPAWVLGDPEAVWVGSLQNPAKDNQVNNTALGRVASGPETFTVFNGETGKPVDTVDYFAPYSISSNWGDNNNNRSDRFNGAVAYMPKNGEYGAEPYPTVIEVRAHYGPQYVAAYQFIDGKIVEIWTFTLADWNAGSNQGNHNVKVADLDFDGYNEVVLGGITIDQDGTIVWSTNGTRGTVAGGHGDALHVATMVPDSNEIYVFQPHEASPPNNVTLVRGSTGEAVWTYSANLGDVGRGVAANVTPLPGFEVWAIGTPMYNIMNGKVITADVGGIGVANKAPVNFILYWDGDLLSEFFDGPDNNNSTAAPAITKFNYDVTTGQSELTTLQTLTGTYSNNGTKANPGLIADIFGDWRDEVLVRTDDNNALRIYTTDIPTDNVIYTLMHDPQYRLAANSQNAMYNQPAHLSFYLGEDIRDEVQNMQLPVSNIYYTAEADVTPAENSVLSVTEATYYTNAGADLTVTVTLNGNTLTGIKKGDSALADTDYSLDTVTPDGKQTVTIKRSYLATLSNGDVLTFVFSAGKFAKLKITVTTQEVSIPGSNPGSNPVTPTPTPGPAAGSGTGTGSAVQTPTPEKPILKSTLVNAEQTKAKLQQALQANQPVSFSDVPQTHWAAKAIRLASQLGIVEGMLNGEFKGSNQVTRAEFTAMIVRTLGIDTTGAAGSFSDTKGHWADAYITGLQRAGIVNGAGNGKFNPNQEITRAEMAAILARVLDMSAPASAAQFSDLSNHWAADSIEQLSRAGIVSGMGDGKFAPNDTATRNQSVTIIMRMLNIVLDLGLEL
- a CDS encoding VOC family protein, which codes for MTKVKQTIVPHLWYDKEAVEAANFYASVFPESKVTSVTQLHDTPSGDCDQVSFEIWGQKFMAISAGPYFKLNPSVSFFVNFDPSRDKDAAEKIDEVWNKLSEGGQALMPLDKYPFSERYGWIQDKFGVSWQLMLTNPEGEERPAIIPSFLFVGDQCGKAEEAMSLYLSVFGNSRQGSVARYPKGSEPDREGTIMFADFMLENQWFTAMDSAHEHKFSFNEAISFMVKCDSQEEIDHYWERLSAVPEAEQCGWLKDKFGVSWQIVPSALDELLGKGTPEQMERVTKAFLQMKKFDLAALHRAYNGE
- a CDS encoding alpha/beta hydrolase-fold protein, with translation MDVAFFQVNFYSKTLKRLVSLNALIPVDTFGIPGQEMIERGPMKSLYLLHGYSGNHMDWVGGTNIQELSLLHNIAVFMPSGENNFYLDDTDKGELHAEFVGNELLEFTRNVFPISAKREDTFIGGLSMGGFGALRNGLKYSHNFSGIIALSSALITKNIAGIPVDFKDAIADYNYYKRVFGDLNKLMGSDKDPEELLLRLKRANATIPKIFMACGTEDFLLSENRDYHSFLMKQGVEHTYVEAPGVHNWVFWNEFIEKGIKWMLR